In one window of Caballeronia sp. TF1N1 DNA:
- a CDS encoding response regulator: MEADKLIPDTRTDAPEPSFLLGGGEMGALIRAFDWTQTSLGSPEQWPQSLKTAVRIMLTSRQPIWVGWGPDLLFFYNDPYKSIIGGKHPQALGQPTSVVWREIWNEIGPLLDTALAGIEGTFVEQKLLIMERNGFPEETYYTFSYSPIPDDRGGAGGIICANSDDTQRVLGERQLLVLRELAASAANARSWREACERSMNVLANAARDMPFALLYTAEPGDESATLTGACGIAPGSAAAPEVLHAAQAGAWPVHEVLRDNQARLVTNLKGFIEGPLPTGSWNAAPTHAVLLPIAPSGETGRAGVLIAALNPYRLFDEGYRAFLNLVGGQIGAAIGAAHAYEEERRRAEALAEIDRAKTTFFSNISHEFRTPLTLMLGPLEDLLTKPERAGDEVRLLEITHRNGLRLLKLVNALLDFSRIEAGRIEIHRQTTDIGAFTAELASLFRSAIESAGLRFYIDIPSTPVLADIDRDMWEKVVMNLLSNAFKFTFRGTIEVTLRTNAAQRVEMSVRDTGIGIAEAELARVFERFHRVAGATGRSVEGSGIGLAMVQELVKLHDGAISVQSSPGEGTRFTVTLPAAHERVDAQHADTPRAQASSGARSYVDAALRWIPDASEPALALDDETPLGAGANASASADEIRGRVLVVDDNADLREYMRRMLVAAGHEVSVAADGENALEAARTGHPEVIVSDVMMPRLDGFGLLNAVRADEALRETPVVLLSARAGEEARLGGLEAGAHDYLTKPFAARELLARVASNLRIARLRRASEENLREESRMLEILNDVGTTVAGELDLSRAVQVVVDAATELTGAAFGSFFYNLLDDKGESYTLYSISGVPKDAFSRFPMPRNTALFGPTFAGEGVVRSDDITKDPRYGQRAPHYGMPEGHLSVCSYLAAPVISRTGEVLGGLFFGHPEPAMFNLRAERIVVGIAAQAAIAIDNARLFQAAQDEIAERTKAQAALHDLNDTLERRVADAIADRDRLWELTEDLFVVTSFEGALLRVSPSWSTVLGVDLQRVHARTMLDLVHPDDVEAVASAMESLRQSGASVRYECRHGFVEGGWRWIAWTLSIDPATRRIHGVGRDVTADRETADALRHAEEALRMAQKMEAIGKLTGGVAHDFNNLLQVIGGNLQLLAKDVAGQERPEQRVKSALAGVARGANLASQLLAFGRRQPLAPKVVNLGRFVRGLDDMFRRALGDGIEIETIVSGGLWNTLVDPFQVENALLNLAINARDAMNAHGKLTIEAGNASLDENYAKRHADLLPGQYVMVAVTDTGSGMSPEVQERAFEPFFTTKREGQGTGLGLSMVYGFVKQSGGHVKVYSEEGHGTTIRIYLPRARQEEDLETTIDAGPAHGGDETILVVEDDEEVRATVVAMLGDLGYRVLRAKDAQSALAIVESGVPVDLLFTDVVMPGPLRSPELARKARERVPGIAVLFTSGYTDNAIVHAGRLDEGIDLLSKPYMHEALARKVRQVLAASGKGASSSAPPATVTGNTVSDATPADALSHMRVLFVEDNELVRVSSAELLRTFGLDLVEAGSVAEALALLREERFELLLTDVDLAGESGIELALAASREAPGIGVVFVTGYDLVLSADERKALPRATQLRKPYDPLALIEALNAAVMR, from the coding sequence ATGGAAGCTGACAAGCTGATACCGGACACGCGCACCGACGCGCCCGAGCCGAGCTTTCTTCTCGGCGGCGGCGAGATGGGCGCGCTCATCCGCGCTTTCGACTGGACGCAAACCTCGCTCGGCTCGCCCGAACAATGGCCGCAGAGTCTCAAGACGGCCGTGCGCATCATGCTCACCTCGCGGCAGCCGATCTGGGTCGGCTGGGGTCCCGACCTCCTGTTCTTCTACAACGATCCTTACAAGTCGATCATCGGCGGCAAGCATCCGCAAGCGCTCGGTCAGCCGACGTCGGTGGTGTGGCGCGAAATCTGGAACGAGATCGGCCCGCTGCTCGACACCGCGCTTGCCGGCATCGAAGGCACCTTCGTCGAGCAAAAGCTGCTCATCATGGAACGCAACGGCTTCCCGGAGGAAACGTACTACACGTTCTCCTATAGCCCGATTCCGGACGATCGCGGCGGCGCGGGCGGCATCATCTGCGCCAATAGCGACGATACCCAACGCGTGCTTGGCGAACGCCAGTTGCTCGTACTGCGCGAACTGGCTGCGTCGGCCGCGAACGCGCGTTCGTGGCGCGAGGCCTGCGAACGTTCGATGAACGTGCTCGCGAATGCCGCGCGCGACATGCCTTTCGCGTTGCTCTATACAGCCGAGCCCGGCGACGAAAGCGCCACGCTCACCGGCGCATGCGGCATCGCGCCGGGCAGTGCGGCCGCGCCGGAAGTGCTGCATGCGGCGCAAGCGGGCGCGTGGCCCGTTCACGAAGTGCTGCGCGACAACCAAGCGCGGCTCGTGACCAATCTGAAGGGTTTCATCGAAGGACCGCTGCCCACCGGCTCGTGGAATGCCGCGCCGACGCACGCGGTGCTGCTGCCTATCGCGCCGTCGGGCGAGACCGGGCGCGCGGGCGTGCTGATCGCCGCGCTCAATCCATACCGTCTCTTCGACGAAGGCTATCGCGCGTTCCTGAACCTCGTGGGCGGCCAGATCGGCGCGGCCATCGGCGCCGCGCATGCCTATGAGGAAGAACGCCGCCGCGCCGAGGCGCTCGCCGAAATCGACCGCGCCAAGACCACCTTCTTCTCGAATATCAGCCACGAGTTCAGAACCCCGCTCACGCTGATGCTCGGCCCGCTCGAAGACCTGCTGACGAAGCCGGAGCGCGCGGGCGACGAAGTGCGTCTGCTCGAAATCACGCATCGCAATGGTTTGCGCCTGCTCAAGCTCGTCAACGCGCTGCTCGACTTTTCGCGCATCGAGGCCGGGCGTATCGAGATTCATCGGCAGACCACCGACATCGGCGCGTTCACGGCGGAGCTGGCTTCGTTGTTTCGCTCGGCCATCGAATCGGCGGGGCTGCGCTTTTACATCGACATTCCCTCGACGCCGGTGCTCGCCGACATCGATCGCGACATGTGGGAAAAAGTCGTGATGAACCTGCTGTCGAACGCGTTCAAGTTCACGTTTCGCGGCACGATCGAAGTGACGCTGCGCACGAACGCCGCGCAGCGCGTGGAGATGAGCGTGCGCGATACCGGCATCGGCATCGCGGAGGCGGAACTGGCGCGCGTTTTCGAGCGCTTTCATCGCGTGGCGGGCGCGACCGGGCGCTCGGTGGAAGGCAGCGGTATCGGCCTTGCAATGGTTCAGGAACTCGTCAAGCTGCATGACGGCGCCATCAGCGTGCAAAGCAGTCCCGGCGAGGGCACGCGCTTTACCGTGACGCTGCCCGCCGCGCATGAACGAGTCGACGCGCAACATGCCGATACGCCGCGCGCGCAAGCCAGCAGCGGCGCGCGCAGTTATGTCGATGCCGCCTTGCGCTGGATTCCCGACGCAAGCGAACCGGCGCTCGCCCTCGACGACGAAACGCCGCTCGGCGCGGGCGCGAACGCCAGCGCATCCGCCGATGAAATCCGCGGCCGCGTGCTGGTGGTCGACGACAACGCCGACCTGCGCGAATACATGCGTCGCATGCTGGTCGCGGCGGGCCACGAAGTGAGCGTCGCGGCCGACGGCGAGAACGCGCTCGAAGCGGCGCGCACCGGGCATCCCGAAGTGATCGTGTCGGACGTGATGATGCCGCGCCTCGACGGCTTCGGCCTCTTGAACGCCGTGCGCGCCGACGAAGCGCTGCGCGAGACACCGGTCGTGCTGCTGTCCGCGCGCGCGGGCGAGGAAGCGCGCCTGGGCGGTCTCGAAGCCGGCGCGCACGACTATCTGACCAAGCCCTTCGCCGCGCGAGAATTGCTTGCGCGAGTCGCGAGCAATCTGCGCATCGCGCGGCTGCGGCGCGCGTCCGAGGAGAACCTGCGCGAAGAGTCGCGCATGCTGGAGATTCTGAACGACGTCGGCACCACGGTCGCGGGCGAGCTCGATCTGTCGCGCGCCGTGCAGGTCGTCGTGGATGCCGCCACCGAGCTCACCGGCGCGGCCTTCGGCTCGTTCTTCTACAACCTGCTCGACGACAAGGGCGAGAGCTACACGCTCTATTCCATCTCCGGCGTGCCGAAAGACGCGTTTTCGCGCTTTCCCATGCCGCGCAACACCGCGCTCTTCGGCCCGACTTTCGCGGGCGAAGGCGTGGTGCGTTCCGACGACATCACGAAAGACCCGCGCTACGGCCAGCGCGCGCCGCATTACGGCATGCCGGAAGGTCATCTCAGCGTATGCAGCTATCTCGCCGCGCCCGTCATCTCGCGCACGGGCGAAGTGCTGGGCGGGCTGTTTTTCGGTCATCCCGAACCGGCGATGTTCAACCTGCGCGCGGAGCGGATCGTCGTGGGTATCGCCGCGCAGGCGGCTATCGCCATCGACAACGCGCGGCTCTTTCAGGCGGCGCAGGACGAGATCGCCGAGCGCACCAAGGCGCAGGCCGCGCTGCACGATCTCAACGATACGCTCGAACGCCGCGTCGCCGACGCCATCGCGGACCGCGACCGGCTGTGGGAACTGACCGAAGACCTGTTCGTCGTGACGAGCTTCGAAGGCGCGCTGCTGCGCGTGAGCCCGTCATGGTCGACCGTGCTCGGCGTCGATCTGCAGCGCGTGCATGCGCGAACCATGCTCGACCTCGTCCATCCCGACGACGTCGAAGCGGTCGCGAGCGCGATGGAAAGTCTGCGCCAAAGCGGCGCGTCCGTGCGTTACGAGTGCCGGCACGGCTTCGTGGAAGGCGGCTGGCGCTGGATCGCGTGGACCTTGTCGATCGACCCGGCCACGCGCCGCATCCACGGCGTGGGGCGCGACGTCACCGCGGACCGCGAAACCGCCGACGCGCTGCGGCACGCCGAGGAAGCGCTGCGCATGGCGCAGAAGATGGAAGCCATCGGCAAATTGACGGGCGGCGTCGCGCACGACTTCAACAATCTGCTGCAGGTGATCGGCGGGAATCTGCAATTGCTGGCAAAGGACGTCGCGGGCCAGGAACGCCCCGAGCAGCGCGTGAAGAGCGCGCTCGCGGGCGTGGCGCGCGGCGCGAACCTCGCCTCGCAGCTGCTTGCATTCGGCAGACGCCAGCCGCTCGCGCCGAAGGTCGTCAATCTGGGCCGCTTCGTGCGCGGTCTCGACGACATGTTCCGCCGCGCGCTGGGCGACGGCATCGAGATCGAGACGATCGTATCGGGCGGCTTGTGGAACACGCTCGTCGATCCGTTCCAGGTCGAGAACGCGCTGCTCAATCTGGCGATCAACGCGCGCGACGCGATGAACGCGCACGGCAAGCTGACCATCGAAGCGGGCAATGCATCGCTCGATGAAAACTACGCCAAGCGCCACGCCGACCTGTTGCCCGGCCAATACGTCATGGTCGCTGTTACCGATACCGGCTCGGGCATGTCGCCCGAAGTACAGGAACGCGCGTTCGAACCGTTCTTCACCACCAAGCGCGAGGGCCAGGGCACGGGTCTCGGACTCTCGATGGTGTACGGCTTCGTGAAGCAGTCCGGCGGCCACGTGAAGGTGTACAGCGAGGAAGGACACGGCACGACGATACGCATTTATCTGCCGCGCGCGCGCCAGGAAGAAGACCTCGAAACCACGATCGACGCCGGCCCCGCGCACGGCGGCGACGAAACCATACTCGTGGTCGAGGACGACGAAGAAGTGCGCGCAACCGTCGTCGCCATGCTTGGCGACCTCGGTTATCGCGTGCTTCGTGCAAAGGATGCGCAAAGCGCACTGGCTATCGTCGAGAGCGGCGTGCCCGTGGACCTGCTCTTCACCGATGTCGTGATGCCCGGTCCGCTACGCAGCCCCGAACTGGCACGAAAGGCGCGCGAACGCGTGCCGGGTATCGCGGTGCTGTTCACGTCGGGCTACACGGACAACGCCATCGTGCATGCGGGACGGCTCGATGAAGGCATCGATCTGCTGAGCAAGCCTTATATGCATGAGGCGCTCGCCCGCAAGGTGCGTCAGGTGCTCGCGGCTAGCGGCAAGGGCGCGAGTTCCAGCGCACCGCCCGCGACGGTCACCGGCAACACGGTTTCCGATGCCACGCCTGCCGACGCCCTCTCGCACATGCGCGTGCTGTTCGTCGAAGACAACGAACTCGTGCGCGTAAGCAGCGCCGAGTTGCTGCGCACGTTCGGGCTCGATCTCGTGGAAGCCGGCAGCGTCGCCGAGGCGCTCGCCCTGCTGCGCGAAGAGCGCTTCGAACTCTTGCTGACCGATGTGGATCTGGCGGGCGAATCGGGCATCGAGCTGGCCCTTGCGGCTAGCCGTGAGGCGCCCGGAATCGGCGTGGTGTTCGTCACCGGATACGACCTCGTCCTGAGCGCCGACGAACGCAAGGCCTTGCCGCGCGCGACGCAGTTGCGCAAGCCCTACGACCCGCTGGCGCTGATCGAAGCGTTGAACGCAGCGGTGATGCGTTGA
- a CDS encoding 3-deoxy-7-phosphoheptulonate synthase, whose amino-acid sequence MSRIDNPSRDQEAGVADSTQDTTRIDDTRIGAVRPLISPALLLDELPVTPGVQALVETSRARIADVLHGRDDRLVVVVGPCSIHDHDQAIEYAHHLKTVADRLGDDLLIVMRVYFEKPRTTVGWKGYINDPRLDGSFRINEGLRRARELLLEISELGLPTGTEFLDLLSPQYIADLIAWGAIGARTTESQSHRQLASGLSCPIGFKNGTDGGVQVAADAIVAARASHAFMGMTKMGLAAIFETRGNDDCHVILRGGKKAPNYDAASVAASCAALAALGQREQVMIDCSHANSNKSHLRQVDVAEDIARQLIAGESRITGVMIESHLDEGRQDLKPGVPLKHGVSITDACLGWSQTEPVLDLLADAVRQRRRG is encoded by the coding sequence TTGAGCCGCATCGACAACCCCTCCCGCGATCAGGAGGCCGGCGTGGCCGACTCCACGCAAGACACGACCCGTATCGACGATACGCGCATCGGCGCGGTGCGCCCGCTGATCTCGCCAGCGCTTTTGCTCGACGAACTGCCGGTCACGCCCGGCGTGCAGGCGCTCGTGGAAACGAGCCGTGCACGCATCGCGGACGTTCTGCATGGCCGCGATGACCGCCTCGTGGTCGTGGTCGGACCGTGTTCCATTCACGATCACGACCAAGCGATCGAATACGCGCACCATCTGAAGACCGTCGCGGATCGTCTCGGCGACGATTTGCTGATCGTCATGCGCGTGTACTTCGAAAAGCCGCGCACGACGGTCGGCTGGAAGGGCTATATCAACGACCCGCGTTTGGACGGCAGTTTCCGTATCAACGAAGGTCTGCGCCGCGCGCGTGAGCTTCTGCTGGAAATCAGCGAGCTTGGTCTGCCAACGGGCACCGAATTTCTCGACCTGCTGAGTCCGCAGTACATCGCGGACCTGATCGCGTGGGGCGCAATCGGCGCACGCACGACGGAGAGTCAGAGCCATCGGCAACTGGCGTCGGGGCTCAGTTGCCCGATCGGCTTCAAGAACGGCACGGACGGCGGCGTGCAAGTCGCGGCGGACGCGATCGTCGCGGCGCGCGCGAGCCATGCCTTCATGGGCATGACGAAGATGGGCCTTGCCGCCATCTTCGAAACGCGCGGCAACGACGACTGCCACGTGATCCTGCGCGGCGGCAAAAAAGCACCGAATTACGATGCGGCCAGCGTCGCGGCGAGTTGCGCGGCGTTGGCGGCGCTCGGACAGCGCGAGCAGGTGATGATCGATTGCTCGCATGCCAACTCGAACAAGTCGCATCTGCGGCAGGTAGATGTGGCCGAAGACATCGCGCGGCAACTGATCGCGGGCGAAAGCCGCATCACCGGCGTGATGATCGAAAGCCATCTGGACGAAGGGCGGCAGGACCTCAAGCCGGGCGTGCCGCTCAAGCACGGCGTCTCGATCACGGATGCGTGTCTCGGCTGGAGCCAGACCGAGCCGGTGCTCGACCTGCTTGCCGATGCGGTGAGACAGCGTCGTCGCGGCTAG
- a CDS encoding HAD family hydrolase → MRIETSFLFDLDGTLVDSVYQHVLAWKEALDSEGIELSVWRIHRKIGMSGGLFTDQLLRETHGEINADRVERLRRLHADAYQRLRAQVCPLPGARELLDALTEAGTRWAIATSGRMETAAFNLEALGVDPGKQVVVTRDQVKYAKPDPDLFLAAAARLNVPIEHTVVVGDSIWDMLAARRCRSLGVGLLSGGYGSDELERSGALRVYEDPADLLFHLDEVAARP, encoded by the coding sequence ATGCGAATCGAAACATCCTTTCTCTTCGATCTCGACGGAACGCTGGTCGACAGCGTCTATCAGCACGTGCTCGCGTGGAAAGAAGCGCTGGATAGCGAGGGCATCGAACTGTCGGTGTGGCGCATTCATCGCAAAATCGGCATGAGCGGCGGCCTCTTCACCGATCAATTGCTGCGCGAAACGCATGGGGAGATCAACGCGGATCGCGTGGAACGTCTGCGGCGCCTTCATGCCGACGCTTATCAACGTCTGCGCGCACAGGTCTGCCCATTGCCGGGCGCGCGCGAATTGCTCGACGCGCTGACCGAGGCGGGCACGCGCTGGGCGATCGCCACGAGCGGCCGCATGGAAACGGCGGCGTTCAATCTCGAAGCATTGGGCGTGGACCCAGGCAAGCAAGTGGTCGTCACGCGCGATCAGGTGAAATACGCCAAGCCCGATCCCGACTTGTTCCTTGCGGCGGCCGCGCGTCTGAACGTGCCGATCGAGCATACGGTGGTGGTTGGCGACAGCATCTGGGACATGCTCGCGGCGCGTCGCTGCCGATCGCTCGGCGTCGGCCTGCTCTCGGGCGGTTATGGCAGCGACGAACTGGAACGCTCGGGCGCGCTGCGCGTCTACGAAGACCCCGCCGACCTGCTGTTCCATCTCGACGAAGTGGCCGCGCGCCCTTGA
- a CDS encoding porin, translating to MKRSMLIVALPAALCAASVHAQSSVTLYGLIDTGIVYTNNQTGHSNWQMLSSVTQNTVFGLKGSEDLGGGLKAIFKLEQGFNLNNGTNAFAGDGFGSQAWVGLQHDDYGTLTAGRQYDVLNDLLGPLTAEFNTWGGSISAHPFENDNLAANSVVINNTVKYVSPTYRGVTVESMYSFGNSAGNFADNRAYGFSASYAQGPFTVAGGYLQLNNAGGGIAGTNLNGAVSQGDGSANFVAQRQRIWGAGANATFGPATVGLVWSHTQLDNMNSVLSIGLGNYIPLDGTLRLDNYEANVHYALTPVLSVSAAYTFTDGAYGNAASIAYPSWHTVMLQTDYSLSKRTDVYLEGVYQHVKGAPPDSVLGQAMLNTLSPSSTGTQVGVTVGLRHAF from the coding sequence ATGAAAAGGTCAATGTTGATCGTCGCGCTGCCTGCCGCTTTATGCGCAGCTTCGGTGCATGCGCAAAGCAGTGTCACGCTATATGGCCTGATCGACACGGGTATCGTCTACACCAACAATCAGACCGGCCACAGCAACTGGCAGATGCTCAGCAGCGTCACGCAGAACACGGTCTTCGGCCTGAAAGGCAGTGAGGATCTCGGCGGCGGCCTTAAAGCCATCTTCAAGCTGGAGCAAGGCTTCAATCTGAATAACGGCACCAATGCATTCGCGGGCGATGGCTTCGGCTCGCAAGCATGGGTCGGCCTGCAACACGACGACTACGGCACGCTCACGGCCGGGCGTCAATACGACGTGCTCAACGATCTGCTCGGTCCGCTCACCGCCGAATTCAATACGTGGGGCGGCAGCATCTCGGCGCATCCGTTCGAAAACGATAATCTGGCGGCAAACTCGGTCGTCATCAACAACACCGTCAAATACGTCAGCCCCACTTATCGCGGTGTGACGGTCGAGAGCATGTATTCCTTCGGCAATAGCGCCGGAAACTTCGCGGATAACCGCGCGTATGGCTTTTCGGCATCGTATGCGCAAGGGCCGTTCACGGTCGCGGGCGGCTATCTGCAATTGAACAACGCGGGCGGCGGCATTGCGGGGACGAATTTGAATGGCGCGGTGTCGCAAGGGGATGGCAGCGCGAACTTCGTCGCGCAACGGCAGCGCATCTGGGGCGCGGGCGCCAACGCCACCTTCGGGCCAGCGACGGTCGGTCTCGTCTGGTCGCACACGCAGCTCGACAACATGAACAGCGTGCTTTCCATCGGGCTCGGCAACTATATTCCGCTCGATGGCACCCTGCGTCTCGACAATTACGAAGCGAACGTGCATTACGCGCTCACGCCCGTGTTGAGCGTATCGGCGGCTTACACGTTCACGGACGGCGCTTACGGCAACGCGGCATCCATCGCTTATCCGTCGTGGCATACGGTCATGTTGCAGACCGACTATTCGCTCTCGAAACGCACGGATGTCTATCTCGAAGGCGTCTATCAGCACGTAAAGGGCGCGCCGCCCGATTCCGTGCTCGGGCAGGCGATGCTCAATACGTTGTCGCCGTCATCGACAGGTACGCAAGTCGGCGTCACTGTCGGCTTGCGGCACGCGTTTTAG
- a CDS encoding MFS transporter translates to MTPAIDENRLFRKISLRILPVLMLGFFFSYLNRVNVGFAKLQMSSDLHFSDAVYGFGAGIFFLGYFLLEVPSNVILHRVGARRWIARIMVTWGLLSCATIFIRTPTQFYVMRFLLGLAEAGFIPGAIYYMSQWYPAARRGRAWGVFYIALASSGVIGGLVSGSILGFLSGVGGMRGWQWLILCEGIPTILLGIYIYFRMSEDIRRVTWLTDGEKTHLSTVLAAENRDKIAHGFMSLLGHGRIWALVLIYFVYNMGLYAISFWMPTLVQKMGVADPFTIGLLTALPGVCAIISMLAFGFSADRRKERKWHLIAAFSMAALGFALCVVWQNQPVLGVIALCIANMGVLSIPALFWSLPTAFLTGVTAAAGIAMINSIGNLAGFVSPYMIGYLKDVTGRTDVALIVVAAGLLVGAVAVGCVLRGRSGVGAAGVGVRS, encoded by the coding sequence ATGACGCCCGCCATCGACGAAAACAGGCTTTTCAGAAAGATATCCCTGCGCATTCTGCCCGTGCTGATGCTTGGATTTTTCTTTTCCTATTTGAACCGCGTGAACGTGGGGTTCGCCAAGCTGCAGATGTCGAGCGACCTCCATTTCAGCGATGCCGTGTATGGCTTCGGCGCGGGCATCTTTTTTCTCGGTTACTTTCTGCTCGAAGTGCCGAGCAACGTAATCTTGCATCGCGTGGGTGCGCGGCGCTGGATTGCGCGAATCATGGTGACGTGGGGCCTGCTTTCGTGCGCGACCATTTTCATCCGCACGCCGACGCAATTTTATGTCATGCGCTTTCTGCTGGGTCTTGCCGAAGCGGGCTTCATTCCGGGCGCGATTTATTACATGAGCCAGTGGTATCCGGCGGCGCGACGCGGACGCGCATGGGGCGTGTTTTATATCGCGCTGGCATCGTCGGGCGTAATCGGCGGACTCGTGTCCGGCTCGATTCTCGGCTTTCTGTCGGGCGTCGGCGGCATGCGCGGCTGGCAGTGGCTGATCTTGTGCGAAGGCATTCCGACGATACTCCTCGGCATCTATATCTACTTCCGCATGAGCGAGGATATTCGCCGCGTCACGTGGCTGACCGATGGCGAGAAGACGCATCTGAGCACGGTGCTTGCGGCGGAGAATCGCGACAAGATCGCGCATGGCTTCATGAGCCTGCTGGGTCATGGACGCATCTGGGCGCTGGTGCTGATCTATTTCGTCTACAACATGGGGCTGTACGCGATCAGCTTCTGGATGCCGACGCTCGTGCAGAAGATGGGCGTGGCCGATCCATTCACTATCGGGCTTCTCACGGCGTTGCCGGGCGTGTGCGCGATCATCAGCATGCTGGCGTTCGGATTCTCGGCGGATCGTCGCAAGGAACGCAAGTGGCATCTGATTGCCGCGTTCTCGATGGCCGCGCTTGGCTTTGCGTTGTGCGTCGTGTGGCAGAACCAGCCGGTATTGGGCGTGATCGCGCTGTGCATCGCCAACATGGGCGTGCTGTCGATTCCCGCGTTGTTCTGGAGCTTGCCGACGGCGTTTCTCACCGGCGTGACGGCGGCAGCGGGCATTGCGATGATCAACTCCATCGGCAATCTCGCGGGCTTCGTGTCGCCCTATATGATCGGCTATCTCAAGGACGTGACGGGACGCACGGATGTGGCGTTGATCGTCGTGGCGGCGGGTTTGTTGGTCGGCGCGGTGGCGGTAGGGTGTGTGTTGCGTGGGCGTAGTGGAGTTGGGGCGGCGGGGGTGGGGGTGAGGAGTTAG
- a CDS encoding amidohydrolase: protein MTTNTLGFDLPILDAHHHFWDLSDGDFPWLTNEYDDAFFLGDYRRMCQDFLPPQYRQATAGFNVIGTVHVEAERSRKQQVRETDWLTALNAKTGLPSAIVGHVFFVQPDCDAILAGHANSPLARGVRSKPEISSGPHESVAGQPGTMQDEAWLAGLALLDKYGFSWDLRVPYWHLEEAAEVARAFPKTPIVTNHLGLPLDRSDEGVAIWRRGMEKLAACPNVYLKVSELGLPNGTWDSASNRRVIREAVDLFGYERSMFASNLPVGNLSASFTEIVADVLGALPQATETDLRALFEGTARRFYRVE from the coding sequence ATGACCACCAACACGCTCGGCTTCGACTTGCCGATACTGGATGCGCATCATCACTTCTGGGACCTGTCGGACGGCGACTTTCCCTGGCTCACGAACGAGTACGACGACGCCTTCTTCCTCGGCGACTATCGCCGAATGTGTCAGGACTTTTTGCCGCCGCAGTATCGCCAGGCGACGGCCGGCTTCAACGTGATCGGCACCGTGCATGTGGAAGCGGAGCGTTCGCGCAAGCAACAAGTGCGCGAAACCGACTGGCTCACCGCGCTCAACGCGAAAACGGGATTACCCAGCGCGATCGTCGGCCATGTGTTCTTCGTGCAGCCTGATTGCGATGCGATTCTCGCAGGTCATGCAAACAGCCCGCTCGCGCGCGGCGTGCGCTCGAAGCCTGAAATCTCCAGCGGTCCGCATGAATCCGTTGCGGGCCAACCGGGCACGATGCAAGACGAAGCATGGCTTGCGGGTCTCGCTTTACTCGATAAGTACGGCTTCTCGTGGGACTTGCGCGTGCCGTATTGGCACTTGGAAGAAGCGGCGGAAGTGGCGCGTGCATTCCCGAAGACGCCTATCGTCACGAACCATCTCGGCTTGCCGCTCGATCGATCGGACGAAGGCGTCGCGATCTGGCGCCGTGGAATGGAGAAGCTCGCGGCGTGTCCGAACGTCTATCTGAAGGTATCGGAACTCGGCTTGCCGAACGGCACGTGGGACAGCGCGAGCAATCGCCGCGTGATTCGCGAAGCCGTCGATCTATTCGGCTACGAGCGTTCGATGTTCGCGAGCAATCTGCCGGTGGGTAACTTGTCGGCGAGCTTCACGGAGATCGTCGCCGATGTGCTCGGCGCCTTGCCGCAAGCCACCGAAACCGATTTACGCGCGTTGTTCGAAGGGACCGCGCGACGTTTCTATCGCGTCGAATAA
- a CDS encoding amidohydrolase — MNELYEGPIIDAHQHFWDLEANRYPWLMPGVLVEHRYGDYTPIKETYLPSDYLRDAAGHRVIGSVYVEAEWNPDDPLGETRYVRELAEETGRPNAIVAQAWLDRADVDDVLSAQARVARVRSVRHKPGVPDKDGRTLMSDERWRRGYALLERYGLHFDLQASWRQLSEAAQLARDFPHTTLIVNHAGVPGDRSNATLTRWRVALEELARLPNVAVKVSGLCEAGKPWSVAANQPVLDTLHQVFGAGRLMFGSNFPVDGMFISLDGLLRGFAELVRAWPRADQEAFFHDTAVRIYRPEGLDDNARGTHARTSR; from the coding sequence ATGAACGAGTTGTACGAAGGACCGATCATCGACGCGCATCAGCACTTCTGGGACCTCGAAGCGAATCGCTATCCGTGGCTCATGCCGGGCGTGCTGGTCGAACATCGTTACGGCGACTACACGCCGATCAAAGAGACGTACCTGCCATCGGACTATCTGCGCGATGCGGCGGGGCATCGCGTGATCGGCAGCGTGTATGTCGAGGCCGAGTGGAACCCGGATGATCCGCTTGGCGAAACGCGCTATGTCCGCGAGCTTGCCGAAGAGACGGGTCGCCCCAACGCGATCGTGGCGCAAGCGTGGCTCGACCGCGCCGACGTGGACGACGTGTTGTCCGCGCAAGCCCGCGTGGCTCGCGTTCGCAGCGTGCGTCACAAGCCGGGCGTACCGGACAAGGATGGCCGCACGCTCATGTCCGACGAACGCTGGCGTCGCGGCTATGCCTTGCTCGAACGATACGGCCTGCACTTCGACTTGCAGGCGTCGTGGCGGCAACTGTCCGAAGCGGCACAGCTCGCCCGCGATTTTCCACACACCACGCTCATTGTCAATCATGCGGGCGTGCCCGGCGATCGATCGAACGCGACGCTTACGCGTTGGCGCGTGGCGCTGGAAGAACTCGCGCGTCTGCCGAACGTGGCCGTGAAGGTGTCGGGGCTGTGCGAGGCGGGCAAGCCGTGGAGCGTGGCCGCAAACCAGCCAGTGCTCGATACGCTGCATCAAGTCTTCGGCGCCGGGCGTCTCATGTTCGGCAGCAACTTCCCCGTGGATGGCATGTTCATTTCGCTCGACGGTCTGCTACGCGGCTTTGCCGAACTGGTGCGCGCTTGGCCGCGCGCGGATCAAGAGGCTTTCTTTCACGATACGGCCGTGCGCATCTATCGCCCGGAAGGGCTCGACGACAACGCACGCGGCACTCACGCAAGGACATCGCGATGA